From Triticum urartu cultivar G1812 chromosome 2, Tu2.1, whole genome shotgun sequence, a single genomic window includes:
- the LOC125535769 gene encoding uncharacterized protein LOC125535769, with the protein MDGGGGVGGSGGGEYGNLNDPIPSPTRSATADGGGEDVVEGSPPPFKIRKLGAPGTSSILAEDQSGAMAARDGKIGVERMDSEEAIESMAARGGHVDTEMTQFKYGEVADEELRKDKMNGGKSKQQIKNPEEGDVEMDLGKSNSIISEQEIKELCAQMDEMVAFMNYRIIPSAPLICSSSSKETKDEHDKAPQSGIDGILQRLADVRRDMSKLKLELTPFRHKYPYEKVLTSSEEREKRIKSRQEYEKMDNKEKARRQMEFDASDFEGYCQGLTSYVEHFEFITLVSPMHFTYYTPRQIPHYLATYGTTLQILSFKIANIDLDLKWPLKVYGVVAARDNVDRRRNILFLRERGNFQEITQEKPFLCLTGPSRAILAKDPVDLEVQLKLKGTTASEDRVLITKRCQYSGYHTDNGLYTLTLNNRICTTELSLQQLYCQSVQATFLRVGGFVKGNTSPFIHGGRVACSSPPHGGQGTAPPTQVVLLDSCYCDGGKMPIGEEDGYLDLSRHVVSVELRRVRDVSEELEETLNVFIEAYSDSSPDSPPKVSAKADFMVKPQYCGISEHECVLAGSTVKITIAWSPILRTNKVIL; encoded by the exons atggatggcggcggcggcgtcggcggcagcggcggcggcgagtaTGGCAATCTCAACGACCCCATCCCTTCCCCCACAAGATCTGCGACGGCGGATGGCGGCGGGGAAGATGTCGTGGAGGGGAGCCCTCCGCCGTTCAAAATCCGCAAGCTGGGCGCTCCGGGTACGAGTTCAATTCTCGCTGAGGATCAGAGTGGGGCCATGGCTGCCAGGGACGGCAAGATCGGCGTCGAGCGGATGGATTCGGAAGAGGCCATTGAGTCGATGGCTGCCAGAGGCGGGCATGTGGATACAGAGATGACCCAATTCAAGTATGGCGAGGTTGCGGATGAGGAGCTTCGGAAGGACAAGATGAACGGAGGCAAATCAAAGCAGCAGATCAAGAACCCGGAGGAGGGGGATGTGGAGATGGACCTAGGCAAATCAAACTCCATTATCTCTGAGCAGGAG ATCAAGGAGCTCTGTGCGCAGATGGACGAGATGGTCGCTTTTATGAATTACAGGATCATACCTTCAGCCCCACTCAtctgcagcagcagcagcaaggaGACGAAAGATGAACATGACAAGGCACCACAGTCGGGGATTGACGGCATCTTACAGCGGCTAGCGGATGTGCGCCGTGACATGTCCAAGCTCAAATTGGAACTGACCCCTTTCCGGCACAAGTATCCTTATGAGAAGGTGCTGACTTCTTcagaggagagggagaagaggaTCAAGTCCAGGCAGGAGTATGAGAAGATGGATAATAAGGAGAAGGCCAGGAGGCAGATGGAGTTCGACGCGAGTGACTTTGAGGGCTACTGTCAAGGCTTGACATCTTATGTTGAACACTTTGAATTCATAA CCCTAGTGAGCCCCATGCACTTTACATACTACACGCCCAGACAGATCCCACACTATCTTGCTACCTACGGGACCACCTTGCAGATCTTGTCTTTCAAAATTGCCAACATCGATTTGGACCTGAAATGGCCACTCAAAGTGTATGGCGTCGTCGCCGCACGAGACAATGTGGATCGTAGACGCAATATTCTCTTCTTGAGGGAAAGGGGGAACTTCCAAGAGATCACCCAAGAA AAACCCTTCTTGTGTTTGACTGGCCCATCTCGTGCAATTTTGGCTAAGGACCCTGTTGACCTTGAAGTCCAACTAAAACTTAAAGGCACAACAGCGTCTGAAGACAGAGTGCTGATCACTAAAAGATGCCAGTACAGTGGCTATCATACCGATAATGGTTTATATACTCTTACCTTGAATAACCGTATTTGCACAACAGAGTTAAGCCTGCAGCAACTGTACTGTCAATCAGTCCAAGCAACTTTCTTGCGTGTCGGTGGCTTTGTTAAAGGCAATACATCCCCTTTCATTCATGGAGGCCGAGTTGCCTGCTCCTCACCACCTCATGGAGGCCAAGGAACTGCCCCGCCCACCCAAGTTGTGTTGCTTGATTCTTGTTATTGTGATGGTGGGAAGATGCCAATAGGCGAAGAAGATGGTTACCTTGATCTGTCAAGGCATGTTGTTTCTGTTGAATTAAGGAGAGTTAGAGACGTTTCTGAAGAATTGGAAGAAACCTTGAATGTTTTCATAGAAGCCTACTCAGACTCTTCTCCAGACTCTCCTCCTAAAGTTTCTGCGAAAGCTGATTTCATGGTCAAGCCTCAGTATTGCGGCATAAGTGAACATGAATGTGTCCTTGCCGGCTCTACGGTGAAGATTACCATTGCTTGGTCACCTATTCTTCGAACCAACAAGGTTATTCTATGA
- the LOC125541032 gene encoding uncharacterized protein LOC125541032, which translates to MPASEHRRLFLARFDVLIFLHCGLLWVLCAVYLALVIARLALGKLEVPPALWSASWVCAYIILCLTPASTFLVGARSSRSLRSPYDTTDANKDPAMIGVPFRPPSCCSQLIMIRWWVCWVWKDVRGNGLVQ; encoded by the exons ATGCCGGCGTCGGAGCACAGGCGTTTGTTCCTCGCCAGGTTCGACGTGCTCATCTTCCTGCATTGCGGGCTGCTTTGGGTCCTCTGCGCAGTGTACCTCGCCTTGGTCATCGCGCGTCTTGCCCTGGGTAAGCTCGAGGTTCCCCCCGCGCTCTGGTCTGCGTCCTGGGTCTGCGCTTACATCATTCTGTGTCTCACCCCCGCTTCCACGTTTCTCGTCGGCGCGCGCTCCTCGCGCTCCTTGCGCTCCCCGTACGACACCACCGACGCCAACAAG GACCCTGCCATGATTGGAGTCCCGTTTCGGCCGCCTTCATGCTGCTCGCAATTGATTATGATAAGGTGGTGGGTCTGTTGGGTGTGGAAGGATGTCAGAGGGAACGGATTGGTTCAATAG